Proteins encoded in a region of the Oryctolagus cuniculus chromosome 10, mOryCun1.1, whole genome shotgun sequence genome:
- the CHST13 gene encoding carbohydrate sulfotransferase 13 — MGRRCPRRRILAAACLGAVLLLLCVAPRALRPAFESRPLGSGWLSGRRRSPLQMLHDLDQGPRSPLAEAHRQRRDLLRRACSRHARRQRLLRPEDLRHVLVDDAHGLLYCYVPKVACTNWKRVLLALSGRAHGDPRAIPAHEAHAPGRLPSLADFGPAEINQRLRTYLAFLFVREPFERLASAYRNKFARPYSEAFQRRYGTRIIRRLRPGAQPEALARGHDVRFAEFLAYLLDPRTRRGEPFNEHWERAHALCHPCRLRYDVVGKFETLAEDAAFVLGLVGAPGLHFPAPPRPRAAAAARDYAARLFQDISPFYQRRLFDLYKMDFLLFNYSVPAYLRLH; from the exons ATGGGACGGCGCTGCCCGCGGCGGCGCATTCTGGCGGCCGCGTGCCTGGGCGCCGTGCTCCTGCTCCTGTGCGTGGCGCCCCGCGCCCTGCGCCCAG CATTTGAGAGCAGGCCTCTGGGCTCCGGCTGGCTcagcgggaggaggaggagtcccTTGCAAATGCTGCACGACCTGGACCAG GGCCCGCGCTCGCCCCTGGCTGAGGCGCACCGCCAGCGGCGCGACCTGCTGCGCCGCGCCTGCAGCCGCCACGCGCGCCGCCAGCGCCTGCTGAGGCCCGAGGACCTGCGCCACGTGCTGGTGGACGACGCGCACGGCCTGCTCTACTGCTACGTGCCCAAGGTGGCCTGCACCAACTGGAAGCGCGTGCTGCTGGCGCTCAGCGGCCGCGCCCACGGGGACCCGCGCGCCATCCCCGCGCACGAGGCGCACGCGCCCGGCCGCCTGCCCTCGCTGGCCGACTTCGGCCCGGCCGAGATCAACCAGCGCCTGCGCACCTACCTGGCCTTCCTGTTCGTGCGCGAGCCCTTCGAGCGCCTGGCGTCCGCCTACCGCAACAAGTTCGCGCGGCCCTACAGCGAGGCCTTCCAGCGCCGCTACGGCACGCGCATCATACGCCGCCTGCGGCCCGGAGCCCAGCCCGAGGCGCTGGCCCGCGGCCACGACGTTCGCTTCGCCGAGTTCCTGGCCTACCTGCTGGACCCGCGCACGCGCCGCGGAGAGCCCTTCAATGAGCACTGGGAGCGCGCGCACGCGCTCTGCCACCCGTGCCGCCTGCGCTACGACGTGGTGGGCAAGTTTGAGACGCTGGCCGAGGACGCGGCCTTCGTGCTGggcctggtcggggcgccgggctTGCACTTCCCCGCGCCGCCACGGCCCAGAGCAGCGGCCGCAGCGCGCGACTACGCGGCGCGCCTCTTCCAGGACATTAGTCCCTTCTACCAGCGGCGCCTCTTCGACCTTTACAAGATGGACTTCCTGCTCTTCAACTATTCTGTGCCCGCCTACCTGCGGCTGCACTAG